One stretch of Carassius gibelio isolate Cgi1373 ecotype wild population from Czech Republic chromosome B1, carGib1.2-hapl.c, whole genome shotgun sequence DNA includes these proteins:
- the lig4 gene encoding DNA ligase 4 has product MMEGASKSDAPPQTAVAAQVPFIDLCTVLENIQKTKLRPDKSKILKDFIDSWRKFHAALHKDNSNTTDSFYAAIRLIVPQFERERMAYGIKENMLAKLYIEVLGLPKNGPEANKLLNYRAPTTSQGEAGDFALMAYFVLKKRCTSQGNLSIKEVNDFLDSVAINNASKQKDQVKKSLLHLITQSSALEQKWLIRMILKDMKLGISKETVLQVFHPDAAELYNVTTDLNKVCRQLHDPSVSLSEVSIDLFSAFKPMLAAVANIRQIEKQMSNRTFYIETKLDGERIQLHKAGDVYKYYTRNSYEYTQQFGASPLEGSLTPYIHNVFKPHVVNCILDGEMMAYNPTTETFMQKGSKFDIKRLMDDSDLQTCFCVFDVLLVNNQKFANEPLKKRYEILENIFTPVKGRIQLVAKAEGKTMQEVVNSLNEAIDNLEEGIMVKDPMSIYKPDKRGEGWVKIKPEYVDGLMDELDLLIVGGYWGKGRRSGMLSHFLCAVADVPSPGEKPTVFHTLCRIGSGYTMKELYDLGLKLAKHWKVYNRNNPPAAILCGTEKPEVYIEPRNSVIIQVRAAEIVSSEMYKTNCTLRFPRIERIREDKEWYQCMTLAELSQFRSRASGKLASRHLHIQEDQPEKKKHKFVAKPKKTIGVIDHFKSQDLSTVTKEMDMFEDVEFCVINGNDEHSKAELEKVVARCGGIVVQNPGKDTYCVIAAVQNMRVKNLISSDQHDVVWATWLLECLENKQVIPWQPRHMIHMSPSTREHFAKEYDRYGDSYYVDTDEQQLREVFERIGPTESECLSVAQIEAENGWDDMPTSIFRPYTAYFDRCADFGDPKTIILGTSLDTRALEFRFHGGTVVEKLKEGITHVVVESERRTLDLKTLRRLYAKKFKIVRESWVTDSIKAGHVEDETGYLI; this is encoded by the coding sequence ATGATGGAAGGTGCCTCGAAAAGTGATGCCCCACCACAGACGGCTGTTGCTGCACAAGTTCCATTCATCGACCTCTGCACAGTTCTGGAGAACATCCAAAAGACCAAACTCCGACCAGACAAAAGCAAAATTCTGAAGGATTTTATCGATTCTTGGAGGAAGTTCCATGCAGCGCTTCACAAGGACAATTCCAATACCACAGATTCATTTTACGCAGCCATACGTCTTATTGTGCCTCAATTTGAGCGAGAGCGAATGGCTTATGGtataaaagaaaacatgcttGCCAAACTATATATTGAAGTTTTAGGCCTACCTAAAAATGGGCCTGAAGCAAACAAACTCCTAAATTATAGAGCTCCAACCACAAGTCAGGGAGAAGCAGGTGACTTTGCCCTTATGGCCTACTTCGTCCTGAAAAAAAGGTGTACAAGTCAGGGGAATTTAAGCATTAAAGAAGTCAATGACTTTTTGGATTCCGTAGCTATCAACAATGCCAGCAAACAGAAGGATCAAGTGAAGAAAAGCCTTTTGCATCTGATAACCCAGAGTTCAGCTTTGGAACAGAAGTGGCTCATTAGAATGATCCTCAAGGACATGAAACTTGGCATTAGCAAGGAGACAGTGCTTCAGGTCTTCCATCCAGATGCAGCAGAACTCTACAATGTCACCACAGATCTGAATAAAGTCTGCCGACAACTTCATGATCCATCTGTGTCCCTCAGTGAGGTCTCCATCGATCTGTTTTCTGCTTTTAAACCAATGCTGGCTGCCGTTGCCAACATCAGACAGATAGAGAAACAAATGAGCAACCGGACATTCTATATTGAGACAAAGCTCGATGGTGAACGCATTCAGCTGCACAAAGCTGGAGATGTTTACAAATACTACACCAGGAACTCTTATGAGTACACGCAACAGTTTGGGGCCTCTCCACTAGAGGGCTCCCTCACACCATACATTCACAACGTCTTCAAACCTCATGTGGTAAACTGCATATTGGATGGAGAGATGATGGCTTATAACCCTACAACGGAGACCTTCATGCAGAAGGGCAGTAAGTTTGATATTAAAAGGTTGATGGATGACTCTGATTTGCAAACCTgcttttgtgtatttgatgtcTTATTAGTAAACAATCAGAAGTTTGCAAATGAACCTCTCAAGAAGCGCTACGAAATTCTTGAGAATATCTTTACGCCAGTCAAAGGTCGTATCCAGTTGGTGGCAAAAGCTGAAGGCAAAACCATGCAAGAAGTGGTGAATTCTCTCAATGAGGCCATTGACAATCTGGAAGAGGGGATTATGGTTAAGGATCCCATGTCCATCTACAAACCAGATAAACGGGGCGAAGGATGGGTGAAAATTAAGCCTGAATATGTGGATGGTCTGATGGATGAGCTTGATCTGCTGATAGTGGGAGGCTACTGGGGTAAAGGCAGGAGAAGCGGGATGCTCTCTCATTTTCTGTGTGCGGTAGCAGATGTGCCGAGTCCAGGGGAGAAGCCCACGGTGTTCCACACCCTCTGCCGCATTGGATCAGGCTACACTATGAAAGAACTGTACGATCTTGGTCTGAAGTTGGCCAAACATTGGAAAGTTTACAACAGAAATAATCCTCCGGCTGCCATCTTGTGTGGAACAGAGAAACCGGAGGTTTACATAGAACCACGCAACTCAGTGATCATACAAGTCAGAGCTGCAGAGATCGTCTCCAGTGAAATGTATAAGACCAACTGCACATTACGTTTCCCCAGAATAGAAAGAATCAGAGAAGACAAAGAGTGGTATCAGTGCATGACCTTGGCTGAACTGAGCCAGTTCCGCTCCAGAGCTTCTGGAAAGCTGGCGTCCAGACATCTACATATCCAAGAGGACCAGCCTGAAAAGAAGAAGCACAAGTTCGTAGCCAAGCCCAAAAAAACAATCGGAGTCATTGACCACTTTAAATCTCAGGATTTATCCACGGTCACCAAAGAGATGGATATGTTTGAAGATGTGGAGTTTTGTGTGATAAATGGCAATGATGAACATTCCAAGGCAGAGCTTGAGAAAGTTGTGGCGCGCTGTGGAGGCATCGTTGTGCAGAACCCTGGGAAAGACACATACTGTGTGATTGCAGCTGTGCAAAACATGAGAGTAAAGAACCTCATCTCCTCAGACCAACATGATGTGGTGTGGGCTACTTGGCTGCTGGAGTGTCTGGAAAATAAGCAGGTTATACCATGGCAACCACGCCACATGATCCACATGTCACCTTCCACCAGGGAACACTTCGCTAAAGAGTATGATCGGTACGGAGACAGTTATTATGTTGACACTGATGAACAACAGCTGAGGGAAGTCTTTGAACGGATTGGCCCCACAGAATCTGAATGTTTGTCTGTGGCACAGATAGAAGCAGAGAACGGCTGGGATGACATGCCCACTAGCATTTTTAGGCCCTACACTGCATACTTTGACCGGTGTGCTGACTTCGGAGATCCAAAAACCATCATACTGGGTACAAGTTTGGACACGCGTGCCTTAGAATTCCGATTCCATGGTGGTACAGTTGTGGAGAAACTGAAGGAAGGAATCACGCATGTCGTAGTAGAAAGTGAAAGAAGAACTCTGGATTTGAAGACGTTGAGGCGACTTTATGCTAAGAAGTTCAAAATTGTTCGAGAGTCTTGGGTGACCGATTCTATCAAAGCAGGCCATGTAGAGGACGAGACTGGCTACTTAATATAA